In Deinococcus puniceus, one genomic interval encodes:
- a CDS encoding YceD family protein, with translation MSDTPRIHLGSLLRTAGDAHAEGELDHLTYLQGDQSQTLQFAEPAPFEIEINSLEGDELYLQGTFEPTLIMECARCLREVHVPLEIELGTLMRYDPAVQEPFLEEADTGEEVLVFGDPDLNLSAYLAETTLLAAPLSVVHDEACKGLCQVCGHDLNEGPCEHMAQVPVEEIDDQLGIPEGTTHASQNPFAALRDLKLSDD, from the coding sequence ATGAGTGACACGCCCCGGATTCACCTTGGTTCCCTCTTGCGCACGGCGGGCGACGCCCACGCAGAAGGCGAACTTGACCACCTGACCTACTTGCAGGGCGACCAGTCGCAGACCCTCCAGTTTGCCGAGCCTGCGCCCTTCGAGATAGAAATCAACAGCCTTGAGGGCGATGAACTGTACCTTCAGGGCACCTTTGAGCCGACCCTGATCATGGAATGCGCCCGCTGCCTGCGTGAAGTGCATGTGCCGCTGGAAATAGAGTTGGGAACGCTGATGCGCTACGACCCCGCCGTGCAGGAACCCTTTTTGGAAGAGGCCGACACGGGCGAGGAAGTCTTGGTGTTTGGCGACCCCGACCTGAACCTGAGTGCGTACTTGGCCGAAACGACGCTGCTGGCCGCGCCCCTGAGTGTGGTGCACGACGAGGCCTGCAAAGGCCTGTGCCAAGTCTGCGGCCACGACCTGAACGAAGGCCCCTGCGAGCACATGGCGCAGGTTCCAGTGGAAGAAATTGACGACCAGTTGGGCATTCCCGAAGGCACCACGCATGCCAGCCAGAACCCGTTCGCGGCCCTGCGCGACCTGAAGTTGTCCGACGATTGA
- the moaC gene encoding cyclic pyranopterin monophosphate synthase MoaC produces the protein MADSSSHELTPPELTHFRDGLPRMVDVSDKVATTRTATAEGWVRLPAEARAALEAGTNPKGDPLTVARLAGLSGSKRTADLITLCHPIPVTGADVRVTLEEGGVRIVATVKTTAPTGVEMEALTAVTVAALNVYDMLKAASKAIEITGVRLLTKTGGKSGDYRAADLGG, from the coding sequence ATGGCCGATTCCAGCTCCCATGAACTGACACCCCCTGAACTCACACACTTCCGAGACGGCCTGCCGCGCATGGTGGACGTGTCGGACAAGGTGGCCACCACCCGCACGGCCACCGCCGAGGGCTGGGTGCGTCTGCCCGCCGAGGCCCGCGCCGCGCTAGAGGCGGGAACCAATCCCAAAGGCGATCCCCTGACGGTGGCGCGGTTGGCAGGCCTCAGCGGCAGCAAGCGCACCGCCGACCTGATTACGCTGTGTCATCCCATTCCGGTCACGGGGGCCGATGTGCGGGTCACTCTGGAAGAGGGTGGCGTGCGAATCGTGGCAACGGTGAAAACCACTGCGCCCACCGGAGTAGAGATGGAAGCCCTGACCGCCGTGACGGTGGCCGCCCTGAATGTCTACGACATGCTGAAGGCGGCCAGCAAAGCCATCGAAATTACGGGCGTGCGACTTCTGACCAAAACGGGCGGCAAGAGCGGCGACTATAGGGCGGCAGACCTCGGCGGCTGA
- a CDS encoding bactofilin family protein, giving the protein MGAEHLNPLLAASFPAWLDLLHLEAEGELAPQDRAQLDALANNPDVQAARAALAHITGLLSTLDPPDIPGSVAPAVAQDIGWSLRLQPSALPHSVAAQVASDIASSRQLAPPPLPQSVAAAVASAVRVSAVLDTPPSLPRSIAADVMQDIQASRWLTPATLPRSLAADIASDVAASARLGQSLPPAAPSVAAPVTARIAAPPLQAAPAPAPAIQPAPSAAAFISQPQASNPAPLLLVSALLVGLLLLAITSAWPNLAAGALVLQTLLAQVSPLAGVGLALLLVTSALVTWRPRPTVQRFGAAAFALSAVLTVPAMFGMAGRSGVTFGQNVTVNGPVAGNVIAVGGQITLTANAVVRGEVVTLLGDVQRDPGAQVTGRVNALLGRAPGDRSALQTPPPVGLGMATAAAFRPVLGWLGAAAWPQVFLTLTGSVLLLLFVGGMAPALARRQRHAPVRTLALGVLALAALIGPAFGLALAGMLGPALIATALAALLIATGLSVSVYDLGRAVAYRVRLPVPDAVGALVGLSSFAACLSAPTLAFVLALIGGTWGAGTLLLTRGQGVAKPEGGWVEAA; this is encoded by the coding sequence ATGGGCGCGGAGCATCTTAACCCACTCTTGGCGGCCAGCTTTCCAGCGTGGCTGGACTTGCTGCACCTTGAAGCAGAGGGCGAACTGGCCCCGCAAGACCGCGCACAACTGGACGCCCTCGCCAACAATCCTGACGTGCAGGCGGCGCGGGCGGCACTGGCCCACATCACGGGCCTGCTGTCTACGCTTGACCCGCCGGACATTCCCGGCAGCGTGGCCCCAGCAGTCGCGCAGGACATCGGCTGGAGCCTGCGCTTACAGCCTTCTGCCCTCCCCCATTCGGTGGCCGCACAAGTCGCCAGCGACATCGCCTCCTCGCGCCAACTGGCTCCCCCTCCCCTGCCCCAATCGGTGGCAGCGGCGGTGGCGTCTGCCGTGCGCGTCAGTGCGGTGCTTGACACTCCGCCATCCTTGCCCCGCAGCATCGCTGCCGACGTGATGCAGGACATTCAGGCTTCGCGCTGGCTCACTCCGGCCACGTTGCCCCGTAGCCTCGCCGCCGACATTGCTTCGGATGTGGCAGCGTCGGCACGCCTGGGCCAGAGCTTGCCGCCCGCCGCGCCGTCCGTGGCTGCACCAGTGACGGCCCGGATTGCTGCACCGCCTCTTCAAGCTGCACCTGCTCCAGCACCAGCCATTCAACCTGCCCCTTCCGCCGCCGCGTTCATCTCGCAACCGCAGGCCAGCAATCCCGCGCCCTTACTGCTCGTGTCGGCCTTGCTGGTGGGCCTCCTTCTACTGGCGATCACCTCGGCTTGGCCCAATTTGGCGGCGGGGGCGCTGGTGCTGCAAACCTTGTTGGCGCAGGTGTCACCACTGGCGGGCGTGGGGCTGGCGCTGCTGTTGGTCACCAGTGCGCTGGTGACGTGGCGGCCCCGGCCCACCGTGCAGCGGTTCGGGGCGGCGGCGTTTGCCCTGTCTGCCGTGCTGACTGTGCCTGCCATGTTCGGTATGGCGGGGCGCAGCGGCGTCACCTTTGGTCAGAATGTGACCGTGAATGGGCCAGTTGCCGGGAACGTGATCGCGGTGGGCGGCCAGATTACCCTGACCGCCAACGCGGTGGTGCGCGGTGAAGTCGTAACCCTGTTGGGCGACGTGCAGCGCGATCCCGGCGCACAGGTCACGGGCCGCGTGAACGCCCTGCTGGGCCGCGCCCCCGGAGACCGCAGCGCCCTGCAAACGCCGCCCCCAGTGGGCCTCGGCATGGCCACTGCCGCCGCCTTCCGCCCGGTGCTGGGCTGGCTGGGCGCTGCCGCGTGGCCGCAAGTGTTCCTCACGCTCACTGGCAGCGTGCTGCTGCTGCTGTTCGTGGGCGGCATGGCTCCGGCATTGGCGCGGCGGCAGCGTCACGCCCCGGTTCGCACGCTGGCCCTAGGTGTATTGGCCTTGGCGGCCCTCATTGGCCCCGCGTTCGGCCTAGCGCTGGCCGGAATGCTTGGCCCCGCCCTGATCGCCACCGCCCTCGCGGCCCTGCTGATTGCCACCGGCCTCAGCGTCAGCGTGTACGACTTGGGCCGTGCGGTGGCCTACCGGGTGCGCCTGCCTGTTCCCGACGCGGTTGGGGCACTCGTTGGCCTCAGCAGCTTTGCCGCCTGCCTCAGCGCCCCCACGTTGGCTTTCGTGTTAGCGCTGATTGGCGGGACGTGGGGCGCGGGAACCCTCCTGCTGACACGGGGGCAGGGAGTCGCCAAGCCGGAAGGTGGGTGGGTAGAGGCGGCGTAA
- a CDS encoding helix-turn-helix domain-containing protein translates to MKLHERLRELRSERGLRLKDIAETAGISVPYLSDLERGRTNPSLETLQTLAGAYAITVHDLLEGVEFYGASTEGALPKGLSDLVADPTLGPQITPDWVRTLSRIELRGKRPRDKQDWYEIYLHLKRILN, encoded by the coding sequence ATGAAACTGCACGAACGACTACGTGAACTCCGCAGTGAACGCGGGCTGCGGCTCAAGGACATTGCCGAGACCGCCGGAATCAGCGTTCCGTACCTCAGCGATCTGGAGCGCGGGCGCACCAACCCCAGCCTAGAAACCCTGCAAACGCTGGCCGGAGCCTACGCCATCACGGTTCACGACCTGCTGGAAGGCGTCGAATTTTACGGCGCGTCCACCGAAGGAGCCTTGCCCAAAGGTCTGTCTGACTTGGTGGCCGACCCCACGCTGGGGCCGCAAATCACGCCCGATTGGGTTCGCACCCTCTCGCGCATCGAACTGCGTGGCAAGCGCCCCCGCGATAAGCAGGACTGGTACGAAATCTACCTGCACCTGAAACGCATCCTGAACTGA
- a CDS encoding carboxypeptidase M32 has product MTTSSHTADVTTPPTDSPELALPELKRRLGQISDLGAAAGLMSWDQETQMPDEAARVRGQQMATLEGLAHEIFTDARTAELLAAAGEPADPTDAAIVQITRRDHGKATKLPTEFVEEMSRARNEAHHAWVDARKNSEFSTFAPHLTTMIDLARRQADFLGYEAHPYDALMDNYEPGMRAAHVKTVFADLRDRTLPLLRRIVAAPDAADYSVLTRPFAPEAQKAFAWRMAGEAFGLKSDFARQDESAHPFQTNFSRSDIRITTRVEPYWPACLFGTWHETGHAMYERGVGQRWERTPVSSGTSLGVHESQSRMFENLLARSRPFWNRHFAALAEAAPEVTAGLDPETLYRAVNRVNPSLIRVEADEVTYNFHVMLRFELELALLEGSLNVADLPEAWNAKMGEYLGLTPPNDAEGVLQDVHWSAGLIGYFPTYTLGNLLSVQLLEAARQTPEIAAGIDQAEYGPLLAWLAENVHQHGRSLSPEQITVAATGRPLTADPYVAYLHEKYEGIYGLS; this is encoded by the coding sequence ATGACAACCTCATCCCACACGGCTGATGTGACCACTCCCCCTACCGACTCACCGGAACTGGCCTTGCCCGAACTGAAACGCCGCCTTGGGCAAATCAGTGACCTCGGCGCGGCGGCGGGCCTGATGTCTTGGGATCAGGAAACGCAGATGCCGGACGAGGCGGCGCGGGTGCGCGGGCAGCAGATGGCGACGCTGGAAGGGCTGGCGCACGAGATTTTTACCGACGCCCGCACTGCCGAACTGCTGGCTGCGGCAGGCGAACCCGCTGACCCCACCGACGCGGCCATCGTGCAGATCACGCGCCGGGATCACGGCAAGGCCACCAAACTGCCCACCGAGTTTGTGGAGGAAATGTCCCGCGCCCGCAACGAGGCGCACCATGCGTGGGTGGACGCCCGCAAGAACAGCGAGTTTTCCACCTTCGCTCCGCACTTGACCACCATGATCGATCTGGCGCGGCGGCAGGCCGACTTTCTGGGCTACGAGGCCCACCCCTACGACGCCCTGATGGACAACTACGAGCCGGGCATGCGGGCCGCACACGTCAAGACCGTGTTTGCCGACCTGCGTGACCGCACGTTGCCGCTGCTGCGCCGCATCGTGGCCGCGCCCGACGCCGCCGATTACAGCGTGCTGACGCGCCCTTTTGCCCCCGAAGCCCAGAAGGCGTTCGCATGGCGCATGGCGGGCGAGGCCTTCGGCCTGAAGTCCGACTTTGCGCGGCAAGATGAGAGCGCCCACCCGTTCCAGACCAACTTCAGTCGCAGCGACATCAGAATCACGACCCGCGTGGAACCCTACTGGCCCGCCTGCCTGTTCGGCACGTGGCACGAAACCGGGCACGCCATGTACGAGCGCGGCGTAGGCCAGCGCTGGGAGCGCACTCCGGTGTCTAGTGGCACCAGTTTGGGCGTCCACGAGAGCCAGTCGCGCATGTTCGAAAATCTGCTGGCCCGCTCGCGTCCGTTCTGGAACCGCCATTTTGCGGCGTTGGCCGAGGCGGCTCCCGAAGTCACGGCGGGCCTAGACCCCGAAACGCTGTACCGGGCCGTCAACCGCGTGAATCCCAGCCTGATCCGTGTGGAAGCCGACGAAGTGACCTACAACTTTCATGTGATGTTGCGCTTCGAGCTGGAATTGGCCTTGCTGGAAGGCAGCCTGAACGTGGCCGACTTGCCGGAAGCGTGGAACGCCAAAATGGGCGAGTATCTGGGCCTGACACCGCCCAACGACGCTGAGGGTGTGCTGCAAGACGTGCACTGGTCTGCTGGACTGATCGGGTATTTCCCCACCTACACGCTGGGCAACCTGCTGAGCGTGCAACTGCTGGAAGCCGCCCGCCAGACGCCCGAGATCGCAGCGGGCATAGATCAGGCCGAGTATGGGCCGCTGCTGGCGTGGCTGGCCGAGAACGTGCATCAGCATGGCCGCAGCCTCTCGCCCGAGCAAATTACGGTGGCTGCGACGGGCCGCCCACTGACCGCCGACCCGTATGTGGCCTACTTGCACGAGAAATACGAGGGGATTTACGGGCTGAGCTAA
- a CDS encoding bifunctional folylpolyglutamate synthase/dihydrofolate synthase → MPPELRLSEPAITGLDWLFARQRFGIHPGLGRVRALLALLGDPQQAYRVVLVGGTNGKGSTAATLAAILETSGERVGLFTSPHLTHFAERFRVAGEDLPNQTVAEALARVRPHAEAVEASFFEIVTTLGCLLFAEAGVTLAVMEVGLGGRLDATNALDPALSVITNVALDHTEILGDTLAAIAAEKAGILRAGRPAVSDVAAGLRPILEEEGADLWALGDVQTQSVGWEGWAVTLPLPQGQSLRFRTPLLGAHGARNAALAALAALRLGVTESVIRQGTEAVEWPGRMEVIPTVAGGRVLLDGAHNPAGAEALAAALSDLLPQLGLQRVPFIFGAAADKDLGGVAEVLRPLASRVILTRAVLSPRATHPAALAPLFEGLPVHLTDSPAEALALLESLQQPLAVVCGSLYLIGEVRPLLLGGAGEERERWQ, encoded by the coding sequence TTGCCCCCGGAACTCCGTCTGTCTGAGCCAGCCATAACCGGACTAGATTGGCTGTTTGCCCGCCAGCGGTTCGGCATTCATCCCGGCTTGGGGCGGGTGCGGGCACTTTTGGCGCTGCTAGGCGATCCACAGCAGGCTTACCGCGTGGTGTTGGTGGGTGGTACCAACGGCAAGGGCAGCACCGCTGCGACGTTGGCCGCCATCTTAGAAACGTCCGGCGAGCGCGTGGGCCTCTTTACCAGCCCGCACCTGACCCACTTTGCCGAGCGCTTCCGGGTGGCGGGTGAGGACTTGCCCAACCAGACAGTGGCCGAAGCTCTGGCACGGGTGCGGCCCCACGCCGAGGCTGTAGAAGCGTCTTTCTTTGAGATCGTGACCACCTTGGGTTGCCTGCTGTTTGCCGAAGCAGGCGTTACGCTGGCCGTGATGGAAGTGGGCCTCGGCGGGCGGCTGGACGCCACCAACGCACTTGACCCGGCCCTGAGCGTCATCACCAATGTGGCGCTGGATCATACCGAGATTCTGGGCGATACACTGGCCGCCATTGCCGCCGAGAAAGCTGGGATTCTGCGTGCTGGGCGGCCCGCTGTGAGTGATGTGGCTGCCGGGTTGCGGCCCATTTTGGAAGAAGAAGGTGCAGATTTGTGGGCGCTGGGTGACGTGCAAACGCAGTCTGTAGGCTGGGAGGGTTGGGCAGTGACTTTGCCGTTGCCACAAGGCCAGAGCCTGCGCTTCCGTACGCCGCTGCTGGGCGCACATGGGGCCAGAAACGCGGCTCTGGCTGCCTTGGCCGCCCTCCGTTTGGGTGTAACTGAGTCGGTCATTCGGCAGGGGACGGAAGCAGTGGAGTGGCCGGGGCGCATGGAGGTCATCCCGACTGTTGCGGGCGGGCGCGTGCTGCTGGACGGCGCACACAATCCGGCGGGGGCGGAGGCGTTGGCTGCCGCTCTGAGCGACTTGTTGCCCCAACTGGGCTTACAGCGCGTGCCGTTTATCTTCGGGGCCGCTGCCGATAAGGATCTGGGAGGGGTGGCAGAAGTTCTGCGTCCACTGGCCTCGCGGGTCATCCTGACGCGGGCGGTGCTGAGTCCCCGCGCCACCCACCCCGCTGCTCTCGCCCCGCTGTTTGAGGGCTTGCCCGTTCACCTCACCGACTCTCCCGCCGAAGCTTTAGCTTTACTGGAAAGCCTGCAACAACCATTGGCGGTGGTGTGCGGCAGCCTCTATCTGATCGGAGAAGTGCGGCCCTTGCTGCTGGGCGGGGCAGGCGAGGAGCGGGAGCGGTGGCAATGA